Proteins encoded in a region of the Haloarchaeobius salinus genome:
- a CDS encoding DUF99 family protein, with translation MKAGVRAVGIAESTQGNVSTLAGVVVRADRTVDGLSFATCTVGGSDATDAVVETYERLGREDVRYVVLAGLALAWYNVVDLHAVREAVARPVLSVTFEASPGLEPAIEEAFDGRARERRLEVYRRQPSRTPVAVNDETVYVRAVGVDDSEARDVVRAFTPEGGRPEPLRVARFAARAGDALRRE, from the coding sequence ATGAAAGCCGGCGTGCGGGCGGTCGGCATCGCCGAGTCCACGCAGGGGAACGTGAGCACGCTCGCCGGCGTCGTCGTCAGAGCGGATCGCACCGTCGATGGACTCTCTTTTGCGACGTGCACGGTCGGCGGGAGCGACGCGACCGACGCTGTCGTCGAGACGTACGAACGCCTCGGCCGCGAGGACGTCCGATACGTCGTCCTCGCCGGTCTCGCGCTGGCGTGGTACAACGTCGTCGACCTCCACGCCGTCCGCGAGGCGGTCGCCCGACCCGTGCTCTCGGTCACGTTCGAGGCGAGTCCGGGGCTCGAACCCGCCATCGAGGAGGCGTTCGACGGTCGGGCGCGTGAACGACGGCTCGAGGTGTACCGCCGCCAGCCGTCGCGAACGCCCGTCGCGGTCAACGACGAGACGGTGTACGTCCGTGCCGTCGGCGTCGACGACAGCGAGGCACGCGACGTTGTCCGCGCGTTCACCCCCGAAGGCGGCCGGCCGGAGCCGCTCCGTGTCGCCCGGTTCGCGGCGCGGGCCGGCGACGCGCTCCGCCGGGAGTGA
- a CDS encoding DUF5786 family protein, which yields MGFGSYDESEQDNQSIDTELDEESVDSRETDHQGRIEFENGASNDELIDRLKDIKDDG from the coding sequence ATGGGTTTCGGGAGCTACGACGAATCGGAACAGGACAATCAGAGCATCGACACAGAGCTCGACGAAGAGTCGGTCGATTCGCGCGAGACCGACCACCAGGGCCGAATCGAGTTCGAGAACGGGGCGAGCAACGACGAACTCATCGACCGACTGAAGGACATCAAAGACGACGGCTGA
- a CDS encoding MBL fold metallo-hydrolase: MEVHNVTADAETFTCNAYLTVGDRTVLVDAGAMDGVVDVVREHTDHLDAVVLTHQHGDHVAQLDAVLEAFDDPDCYAYGDHPRRTHALTDGDDVVIGDERFEVVYTPGHAADHVSLVSDTTLFSGDVVVHDDGAFDYGSFGRTDMAGQSRERLIESISTLLDRMPDTVEYMYAGHGSTFHGDVRDVVETALVRAEKREPKYPDE; encoded by the coding sequence ATGGAAGTCCACAACGTCACTGCCGACGCGGAGACGTTCACCTGCAACGCCTACCTCACCGTCGGTGACCGGACGGTACTCGTCGACGCGGGGGCGATGGACGGCGTCGTCGACGTCGTCCGCGAGCACACCGACCACCTCGACGCGGTCGTGCTCACCCACCAGCACGGCGACCACGTCGCCCAGCTCGACGCGGTGCTCGAGGCGTTCGACGACCCCGACTGCTACGCCTACGGCGACCACCCCCGTCGCACCCACGCCCTCACCGACGGCGACGACGTCGTCATCGGCGACGAGCGCTTCGAGGTCGTCTACACCCCCGGCCACGCCGCGGACCACGTCTCGCTGGTCAGCGACACCACCCTGTTCAGCGGCGACGTCGTCGTCCACGACGACGGCGCGTTCGACTACGGCAGCTTCGGCCGCACCGATATGGCCGGGCAGTCCCGCGAACGCCTCATCGAGAGCATCAGCACCCTGCTCGACAGGATGCCCGACACCGTCGAGTACATGTACGCCGGTCACGGCTCCACCTTCCACGGTGACGTCCGCGACGTGGTCGAGACCGCACTCGTCCGCGCAGAGAAACGCGAGCCGAAGTACCCCGACGAGTAG
- a CDS encoding uracil-DNA glycosylase — protein METMDGLEVHDCERCPALCDSRSRIVNGVGPADADVLFVGEAPGANEDEQGEPFVGRSGDVLTDTLREVGLDRETVRITNCVRCRPPDNRDPHADELENCRPYLESEIDLVDPEVLVTLGKVPAEHLLGRSVAVTKEAGDLSDVRIEGEPRRLLVCVHPAATLYDPSQKETFLSALETAAELVGGRENGSDGQSRLGEF, from the coding sequence ATGGAGACCATGGACGGGCTGGAGGTCCACGACTGCGAGCGCTGCCCGGCGCTCTGTGACTCCCGCAGCCGGATCGTCAACGGCGTCGGTCCCGCCGACGCCGACGTGCTGTTCGTCGGCGAGGCACCCGGCGCGAACGAGGACGAGCAGGGCGAGCCGTTCGTCGGCCGCTCCGGCGACGTGCTCACCGACACGCTCCGCGAGGTCGGCCTCGACCGCGAGACGGTCCGCATCACCAACTGCGTGCGCTGTCGTCCACCGGACAACCGCGACCCGCACGCCGACGAGCTCGAGAACTGCCGCCCCTACCTCGAGAGCGAGATCGACCTGGTCGACCCCGAGGTGCTCGTCACGCTCGGGAAGGTGCCCGCCGAACACCTGCTCGGGCGCTCCGTGGCGGTGACGAAGGAGGCCGGGGACCTCTCCGACGTTCGTATCGAGGGGGAGCCACGACGGCTGCTCGTCTGTGTCCACCCCGCCGCGACGCTGTACGACCCGAGCCAGAAGGAGACGTTCCTCTCGGCGCTCGAAACTGCCGCGGAACTGGTCGGCGGCCGCGAGAACGGGAGCGACGGGCAGTCCCGTCTCGGCGAGTTCTGA
- a CDS encoding substrate-binding domain-containing protein, whose protein sequence is MESRRSFLKATGAVGTAGIAGLSGCIGSFGGGSSNTITFTLTPAESDVDIQTQYQPMFDYLESEADVTIESTVAADYAAVLQALDSDQSDIADAAPAIALQAGEQDIAEVAGIRIAYGASRYFSLITTLPDSDIEELTDLEGETIAFADSLSTSGSLFPLYMLNDAGLDTGGAPEGEPEDFTGQWSDHSTARETLINRSEVAAAGTGAFSTAAHVPKDQFPSQFEEVSAEWDNAGSATDEQELRLLSCSDPIPRAPILIRSGLDDDVKSRCVDALLAAEESDLIDEDAEAELWFTGLAEGSVEDYQPVQNVIDALGVELGQ, encoded by the coding sequence ATGGAAAGTCGACGCAGCTTCCTCAAAGCAACTGGTGCAGTGGGAACAGCCGGAATCGCCGGGCTCTCGGGATGCATCGGGAGCTTCGGTGGTGGCAGTTCTAATACGATCACGTTCACGCTGACTCCGGCGGAGTCCGACGTGGACATTCAGACGCAGTATCAGCCGATGTTCGACTACCTCGAGTCCGAGGCCGACGTGACCATCGAGTCCACCGTCGCCGCGGACTACGCGGCGGTCCTACAGGCACTCGACAGCGACCAGTCGGACATCGCGGACGCGGCACCGGCCATCGCGCTCCAGGCCGGCGAGCAGGACATCGCCGAGGTCGCCGGTATCCGCATCGCTTACGGTGCATCCCGGTACTTCTCGCTCATCACGACCCTGCCGGATAGCGACATCGAGGAGCTCACCGACCTCGAGGGCGAGACGATCGCCTTCGCCGACTCGCTGTCGACCAGCGGCTCGCTGTTCCCGCTGTACATGCTGAACGATGCCGGTCTCGACACCGGCGGTGCGCCCGAGGGTGAGCCCGAGGACTTCACCGGCCAGTGGTCCGACCACTCCACCGCTCGCGAGACGCTCATCAACCGGTCCGAGGTCGCCGCCGCCGGGACCGGAGCGTTCTCCACCGCGGCCCACGTCCCCAAGGACCAGTTCCCCTCCCAGTTCGAGGAGGTCTCCGCGGAGTGGGACAACGCCGGGAGCGCGACCGACGAGCAGGAGCTGCGGCTGCTCAGCTGCTCCGACCCGATCCCCCGTGCACCCATCCTCATCCGTTCGGGCCTCGACGACGACGTCAAGAGCCGCTGTGTCGACGCCCTGCTGGCGGCCGAGGAGTCCGACCTGATCGACGAGGACGCGGAGGCGGAACTCTGGTTCACCGGCCTCGCGGAGGGTTCGGTCGAAGACTACCAGCCCGTCCAGAACGTCATCGACGCACTCGGCGTCGAACTGGGTCAGTAA
- a CDS encoding Rieske (2Fe-2S) protein produces the protein MATTDEEFVRVSTLAQLRDEGRALVTEGGHAIALFHHEDEVRAVDNRCPHMGFPLVEGTVDEGVLTCHWHHARFELGCGDTFDPWADDVATYPVEVRDGDVFVRPRPRRDAPPAEHWSNRLQTGLEENLRLVVAKAVVGLDDAGVDRTDVLDRGVRFGTKYREDGWSSGLTILAAMANVAPELDTDDRKRAMYTGLRHVASDCAGEPPRFAQPPFEREDVDPDRLASWFRENVEVRDGDGAERVLRTAVAACDREGVERMLYAAATDHRYLDTGHTFDFVNKAIETLDHVGWDHADDTLASLVPSLTDAERSEELSSWRQPVDLAGLVEDVTAELDDLAARGADDSWTEPDEFRALLLSDDPHAIVDGLRDAIADGATPEQLASTVAAAAATRVAQFGTSNEFSDWNTVHHTFTYANAVHQATRRVDAPVLYRGVLDGAVNVYLDRFLNTPPAPIPEPAETDRNPEAILDDLDGTFDAEGRVNEAGRLVGEFLDAGGDPADLRRRLGHALLREDAGFHTLQALEAGFRQFDCASDERDQRVAMVAVARYLAAHFPTRREAEQTFTIASRLLRGEAVHEESEADD, from the coding sequence ATGGCAACTACCGACGAGGAGTTCGTGCGGGTCAGTACGCTCGCCCAGCTCCGCGACGAAGGGCGCGCACTCGTCACCGAAGGTGGGCACGCCATCGCCCTGTTCCACCACGAGGACGAGGTCCGGGCGGTGGACAACCGGTGCCCGCACATGGGTTTTCCACTCGTCGAGGGCACCGTCGACGAGGGCGTCCTCACCTGTCACTGGCACCACGCACGGTTCGAACTCGGTTGCGGCGACACGTTCGACCCCTGGGCCGACGACGTGGCGACGTACCCCGTCGAGGTACGTGACGGCGACGTGTTCGTCCGCCCACGGCCACGACGGGACGCCCCGCCGGCCGAACACTGGTCGAACCGCCTCCAGACCGGACTCGAGGAGAACCTGCGGCTCGTCGTCGCCAAGGCGGTCGTCGGGCTGGACGACGCCGGCGTGGACCGGACCGACGTGCTCGACCGCGGCGTCAGGTTCGGCACGAAGTACCGCGAGGACGGCTGGTCCTCCGGGCTGACCATCCTCGCAGCGATGGCGAACGTCGCACCGGAGCTCGATACCGACGACCGGAAGCGGGCGATGTACACCGGGCTCAGACACGTCGCCTCGGACTGTGCGGGCGAGCCGCCACGGTTCGCACAGCCGCCGTTCGAGCGCGAGGACGTCGACCCCGACCGGCTCGCGTCGTGGTTCCGCGAGAACGTCGAGGTCCGCGACGGGGACGGCGCGGAGCGCGTGCTCCGGACCGCCGTCGCCGCCTGCGACCGCGAGGGCGTGGAACGGATGCTCTACGCGGCCGCCACCGACCACCGGTACCTCGACACCGGGCACACGTTCGACTTCGTCAACAAGGCCATCGAGACGCTCGACCACGTCGGCTGGGACCACGCCGACGACACGCTCGCCAGTCTGGTTCCTTCGCTGACCGACGCCGAACGGAGCGAGGAGCTCTCCTCGTGGCGACAGCCGGTCGACCTCGCCGGACTGGTCGAGGATGTCACCGCGGAGCTGGACGACCTCGCGGCTCGCGGTGCGGACGACTCGTGGACCGAACCCGACGAGTTCCGGGCGCTGCTACTCTCGGACGACCCGCACGCCATCGTCGACGGGCTCCGCGACGCCATCGCCGACGGGGCGACGCCGGAGCAACTCGCGAGTACGGTCGCAGCGGCCGCCGCGACCCGTGTCGCGCAGTTCGGCACGAGCAACGAGTTCTCGGACTGGAACACGGTCCATCACACGTTCACCTACGCGAACGCGGTCCACCAGGCGACCCGACGGGTCGACGCGCCCGTACTCTACCGGGGGGTGCTCGACGGCGCGGTGAACGTCTACCTCGACCGGTTCCTCAACACGCCGCCCGCGCCGATACCAGAGCCGGCCGAGACGGATCGTAACCCGGAAGCCATCCTCGACGACCTCGACGGGACGTTCGACGCCGAAGGTCGGGTCAACGAGGCCGGCCGGCTCGTCGGCGAGTTCCTCGACGCGGGTGGCGACCCCGCCGACCTGCGGCGGCGACTCGGCCACGCACTGCTTCGGGAGGACGCGGGGTTCCACACGCTGCAGGCGCTCGAAGCCGGCTTCCGGCAGTTCGACTGCGCGAGCGACGAGCGCGACCAGCGGGTGGCCATGGTCGCCGTCGCGCGCTACCTCGCGGCGCACTTCCCGACGCGCCGGGAGGCCGAGCAGACGTTCACCATCGCGTCGCGGCTACTTCGTGGTGAGGCGGTTCACGAGGAGAGCGAGGCCGACGACTGA
- a CDS encoding DUF367 family protein, with product MKLHVRYEGDDDPDKCTARKLAKFDLAELHRSNRATPYGLVLDPHAEQALSPADDPDALVALDCSWESADVDAFDLRGEHRALPFLVAANPVNFGKPFALTTVEALAAALCILGERDHAERILAKFTWGETFLELNDEPLRRYADCADSTEVVAVQDDYLADESV from the coding sequence GTGAAGCTCCACGTCCGGTACGAGGGCGACGACGACCCCGACAAGTGCACCGCCCGGAAGCTCGCGAAGTTCGACCTCGCCGAGCTGCACCGCTCGAACCGGGCGACGCCGTACGGCCTGGTTCTGGACCCGCACGCGGAGCAGGCGCTCTCGCCGGCCGACGACCCCGACGCGCTCGTCGCGCTCGACTGCTCGTGGGAGAGCGCGGACGTGGACGCGTTCGACCTCCGCGGCGAGCACCGGGCGCTCCCGTTCCTCGTCGCCGCCAACCCGGTGAACTTCGGGAAGCCGTTCGCGCTCACGACCGTCGAGGCGCTGGCCGCGGCGCTCTGTATCCTCGGCGAGCGCGACCACGCCGAGCGGATCCTCGCGAAGTTCACGTGGGGCGAGACGTTCCTCGAACTCAACGACGAGCCGCTGCGGCGCTACGCGGACTGTGCCGACTCCACCGAGGTCGTCGCGGTCCAGGACGACTACCTCGCCGACGAGTCGGTGTAG
- a CDS encoding PPC domain-containing protein gives MSLEDERRRSILLAGATALTGGLAGCTGLLEEAAPEDGTENGTATSTPTAAPTTTAEPIDLPVEGEATRIEYGATVSGELTADTPSDPQFEGHYEPYTFVGSAGDIVHISMNSPGGDTYLYLLDEQGNVLEENDDDATSLNSAITGFELPSDGGYVILAASFSDTIDFAYELSLTQVRSDLRSIAVGETRTGVIDSSDPQSSQFNGYYEPVTLEVGSEMSVNVSMSSVDGDTYLYILDPDDNVIGENDDFSGLDSLLLNFTLPEAGEYTIVAASFEPEGTFTYELSVTDATATQSISVGETIEGELSSDDGQLPALNGYHDFIDLDVDSDVTVDIEMSSSGGDTLLAVLDASGTVVAASNSRNAGIPQLSVPANSDYTIVATSFDPTATFAYELSVTESESLPDLRSISVGETRTGGIDTSDPRESRFNGYYEPVTLDAPTGTTVDISMSSANGDTYLYVLDPSGTVVAQNDDHDGLDSRVSRLTLSESGDYTIIATSFSEEGTFEYELSVTEGSDLTPTQSIAPGETLTSELDPNDPQSDRFNGYYEPIALDAPTGSTVNISMSSDDDTYLYLLGPDGQVVAQNDDYNGLDSRISSFTLSETGEYTIIATSFDSGATFEYELSVAELDGDLRSISVGETRTGVLDTSDPRESRFNGYYEPVTLTIDSATTVDIEMTSADDTYLYLLGPNDQIIAENDDYSGLDSAIVDIPLDPGEYTIIATSFSASATFEYQLSVRQA, from the coding sequence ATGTCTCTCGAAGATGAACGACGGCGGTCGATACTGTTGGCCGGTGCAACGGCGCTGACCGGCGGGCTCGCCGGGTGTACGGGGCTCCTCGAAGAAGCAGCCCCCGAGGACGGGACCGAGAACGGGACTGCGACGTCGACACCGACGGCTGCTCCGACGACGACTGCGGAACCCATCGACCTCCCCGTCGAGGGCGAGGCGACGCGCATCGAGTACGGTGCGACCGTCTCGGGTGAGCTCACGGCCGACACACCCTCGGACCCCCAGTTCGAGGGCCACTACGAGCCCTACACGTTCGTGGGCTCGGCCGGCGACATCGTGCACATCTCGATGAACTCCCCGGGCGGCGACACCTACCTCTACCTGCTCGACGAGCAGGGGAACGTCCTCGAGGAGAACGACGACGATGCAACCAGCCTCAACTCCGCTATCACCGGGTTCGAGCTCCCGTCCGACGGCGGCTACGTCATCCTCGCGGCGAGCTTCAGCGACACCATCGACTTCGCGTACGAACTCTCGCTCACACAGGTGCGGAGCGACCTGCGCTCCATCGCCGTCGGGGAGACCCGGACGGGGGTCATCGACAGCAGCGACCCACAGAGCAGTCAGTTCAACGGCTACTACGAACCGGTCACGCTCGAGGTCGGGAGCGAGATGTCGGTGAACGTCTCGATGTCCTCCGTGGACGGCGATACCTACCTCTACATCCTCGACCCGGACGACAACGTCATCGGGGAGAACGACGACTTCAGCGGCCTCGACTCGTTACTCCTCAACTTCACCCTCCCCGAGGCAGGGGAGTACACCATCGTCGCGGCGAGCTTCGAGCCTGAAGGGACGTTCACCTACGAGCTCTCCGTCACCGACGCGACCGCGACGCAGTCCATCTCCGTCGGCGAGACCATCGAGGGCGAGCTCAGCAGCGACGACGGCCAGCTCCCGGCGCTCAACGGCTACCACGACTTCATCGACCTCGACGTCGACAGCGACGTCACGGTCGACATCGAGATGAGCTCCTCGGGTGGCGACACCCTCCTCGCGGTCCTCGATGCGAGCGGAACCGTCGTCGCGGCCAGCAACAGCCGCAACGCCGGTATCCCGCAGCTCTCGGTCCCTGCGAACAGCGACTACACCATCGTCGCAACCAGCTTCGATCCGACCGCGACGTTCGCGTACGAGCTGTCGGTCACCGAGAGTGAGTCGCTGCCGGACCTGCGTTCCATCTCCGTCGGGGAGACGCGCACCGGCGGTATCGACACGAGCGACCCCCGCGAGAGTCGGTTCAACGGCTACTACGAGCCCGTCACGCTCGACGCACCCACCGGCACCACGGTGGACATCTCGATGAGCTCCGCGAACGGCGACACCTACCTCTACGTCCTCGACCCGAGCGGAACTGTCGTCGCTCAGAACGACGACCACGACGGTCTCGACTCCCGTGTCTCACGGCTCACGCTCTCCGAGAGCGGCGACTACACCATCATCGCCACCAGTTTCTCCGAGGAGGGGACTTTCGAGTACGAGCTCTCCGTCACGGAGGGGTCGGACCTGACGCCCACGCAGTCGATCGCGCCCGGCGAGACGCTGACCAGCGAACTGGACCCGAACGATCCTCAGAGCGACCGGTTCAACGGCTACTACGAGCCCATCGCGCTCGACGCGCCGACCGGCAGCACGGTGAACATCTCGATGAGCTCCGACGACGACACCTACCTCTACCTGCTCGGCCCCGACGGGCAGGTCGTCGCCCAGAACGACGACTACAACGGCCTCGACTCGCGGATATCGTCGTTCACGCTCTCGGAGACCGGCGAGTACACCATCATCGCCACCAGCTTCGACTCGGGTGCGACGTTCGAGTACGAGCTCTCCGTCGCCGAACTGGACGGCGACCTCCGGTCCATCTCCGTCGGCGAGACCCGTACCGGTGTCCTCGATACGAGCGACCCTCGTGAATCCCGGTTCAACGGCTACTACGAGCCCGTCACGCTCACCATCGACAGCGCGACGACCGTCGACATCGAGATGACCTCGGCCGACGACACGTACCTCTACCTGCTCGGCCCGAACGACCAGATCATCGCGGAGAACGACGACTACAGCGGTCTCGACTCCGCCATCGTCGACATCCCGCTCGACCCCGGCGAGTACACCATCATCGCGACGAGCTTCTCGGCCAGCGCGACGTTCGAGTACCAGCTCTCGGTCAGGCAGGCCTAG
- the phnE gene encoding phosphonate ABC transporter, permease protein PhnE produces the protein MSTDDGSERGTLARFGFGVTGDTAVEQRLIELKRAKTIRRLLMLVGAVVFGFLFYLALGEVGFTIGELYRYRGEFFEALGQFFPLAPVVGIPFIDVGAYFDFIQEASLLEQAIVTLAMGFAGTVLGFPGALIMGILGSERVLPFPLNFIFRGIMSTIRAIPALVWALIYIPLGGVSPFTATLAIGTDTMGNLGRLFTDELEEIEEGPIEGIRSTGADKPQTVVFGMLSQVFTPFIAWTLYIFEINTRIAVTMGLIGGGGIGYVLQTQRKLFHYTNMMATILVILILVISVEMVSQRTRAHLRSDTETKSFLTLLKEFPQRMTESLGK, from the coding sequence ATGAGTACCGACGACGGCTCCGAGCGCGGTACCCTCGCCCGCTTCGGATTCGGCGTCACCGGCGACACAGCAGTCGAACAGCGGCTCATCGAGCTGAAGCGCGCCAAGACCATCCGACGGCTGCTGATGCTCGTCGGCGCGGTCGTCTTCGGGTTCCTCTTCTATCTCGCACTCGGCGAGGTCGGCTTCACCATCGGTGAGCTGTACCGATACCGTGGCGAGTTCTTCGAGGCCCTCGGCCAGTTCTTCCCGCTCGCGCCAGTCGTCGGCATCCCGTTCATCGACGTCGGGGCGTACTTCGACTTCATCCAGGAGGCGAGTCTCCTGGAGCAGGCTATCGTCACCCTGGCGATGGGCTTTGCGGGGACCGTCCTCGGCTTCCCCGGCGCGCTCATCATGGGCATCCTGGGCTCGGAGCGGGTGCTCCCGTTCCCGCTCAACTTCATCTTCCGTGGCATCATGTCCACCATCCGCGCCATCCCGGCGCTGGTGTGGGCGCTCATCTACATCCCGCTCGGCGGTGTCTCGCCGTTCACCGCGACGCTGGCCATCGGGACTGACACGATGGGGAACCTCGGTCGCCTGTTCACCGACGAACTGGAGGAGATCGAGGAGGGCCCCATCGAGGGGATCCGGTCGACCGGCGCGGACAAACCACAGACGGTCGTCTTCGGGATGCTCTCGCAGGTGTTCACGCCCTTTATCGCGTGGACGCTCTACATCTTCGAGATCAACACGCGCATCGCCGTCACGATGGGCCTCATCGGTGGCGGCGGTATCGGGTACGTCCTCCAGACCCAGCGCAAGCTGTTCCACTACACGAACATGATGGCGACCATCCTCGTCATCCTCATCCTGGTCATCTCCGTCGAGATGGTCTCCCAGCGGACCCGCGCACACCTCCGAAGCGACACCGAGACGAAGAGCTTCCTCACGCTGCTGAAGGAGTTCCCCCAGCGGATGACGGAGTCGCTCGGGAAGTAG
- the hisH gene encoding imidazole glycerol phosphate synthase subunit HisH gives MSTQSHSREQETLADVVVVDYGLGNLRSVSRGIERAGASVSIDSDPEAFAEADGVVLPGVGAFGEGMENAESVRDALVEVAESDTPLFGICLGMQMLLTESEEAEREGQGDVKGLDLIPGRNVRFEAGQTVPHMGWNDLSVQREHPLVEGIDGRYAYFVHSYYAVPDDEGAVVATTDYGVEFPAIVANDDGTVFGTQFHPEKSGETGLTILRNFVELCAE, from the coding sequence ATGAGCACGCAGTCGCACTCACGCGAGCAGGAGACGCTCGCCGACGTCGTCGTCGTCGATTACGGGCTTGGGAACCTCCGGAGCGTCTCGCGCGGGATCGAACGCGCCGGCGCGTCGGTCAGTATCGACAGCGACCCCGAAGCGTTCGCCGAGGCGGACGGCGTCGTCCTCCCGGGCGTCGGCGCGTTCGGCGAGGGGATGGAGAACGCCGAGTCGGTGCGGGACGCGCTCGTCGAGGTGGCCGAGTCCGACACGCCGCTCTTTGGCATCTGTCTCGGAATGCAGATGCTCCTGACGGAGAGCGAGGAGGCGGAGCGCGAGGGCCAGGGCGACGTGAAGGGCCTGGACCTGATCCCGGGCCGCAACGTCCGGTTCGAGGCGGGCCAGACGGTCCCCCACATGGGCTGGAACGACCTCTCGGTGCAGCGCGAGCACCCCCTCGTCGAGGGCATCGACGGCCGCTACGCGTACTTCGTCCACTCCTACTACGCCGTCCCCGACGACGAGGGCGCGGTCGTCGCGACGACGGACTACGGCGTCGAGTTCCCCGCCATCGTCGCCAACGACGACGGCACCGTCTTCGGCACGCAGTTCCACCCCGAGAAGTCCGGCGAGACCGGGCTGACGATACTGCGGAACTTCGTCGAGCTCTGTGCGGAGTAA
- a CDS encoding 50S ribosomal protein L40e encodes MARFEAAEKRSLEKMICMRCNARNPKRAEKCRKCGYKKLRPKAKEARAA; translated from the coding sequence ATGGCACGATTCGAGGCTGCGGAGAAGCGGTCGCTCGAGAAGATGATCTGCATGCGCTGCAACGCGCGGAACCCGAAGCGGGCGGAGAAGTGCCGCAAGTGCGGCTACAAGAAGCTCCGTCCGAAGGCGAAGGAAGCGCGCGCGGCGTAG
- the phnC gene encoding phosphonate ABC transporter ATP-binding protein, translating into MGRIQVENLSKSYGDVQALSDISFTIESGEFAILLGTSGAGKSTLLRCLNGLTTPTEGTVSIDGNEVVGPRDDIAMVFQQHNVLTEASAYTNALTGALNRTQFLKSMLSMYSHDDKLEALEALDTVGLLAEADQRAGSMSGGQQQRVGIARALVQDPTTLLADEPVASLDPASAETVMSYLRTAAEERDITTVASLHQVNIAREFGSRFIGLKDGNKVFDGGLDDLTIEAVDRIYGQETNAARNSGAESEEAAV; encoded by the coding sequence ATGGGCCGCATACAAGTCGAAAATCTAAGCAAATCATACGGGGACGTGCAAGCGCTATCAGATATCTCGTTCACCATCGAGTCCGGTGAGTTCGCGATTCTCCTCGGCACGTCGGGAGCAGGGAAGTCGACGCTTCTCAGGTGTCTCAACGGTCTCACGACGCCGACCGAGGGAACCGTCAGCATCGACGGGAACGAGGTCGTCGGTCCCCGTGACGACATCGCCATGGTGTTCCAGCAGCACAACGTCCTCACCGAGGCCTCCGCCTACACGAACGCCCTGACGGGGGCGCTCAACCGGACACAGTTCCTCAAGAGCATGCTGAGCATGTACTCGCACGACGACAAGCTTGAGGCACTCGAAGCGCTCGACACCGTCGGGCTCCTCGCGGAGGCCGACCAACGGGCGGGGAGCATGAGCGGGGGCCAGCAACAGCGCGTCGGCATCGCGCGTGCGCTCGTCCAGGACCCGACCACGCTGCTCGCCGACGAGCCGGTCGCGAGCCTCGACCCCGCGAGCGCGGAGACCGTGATGAGCTACCTCCGGACGGCCGCCGAGGAACGCGACATCACGACGGTCGCCAGCCTCCACCAGGTGAACATCGCTCGCGAGTTCGGGAGCCGGTTCATCGGCCTCAAAGACGGGAACAAGGTGTTCGACGGTGGGCTCGACGACCTCACCATCGAGGCCGTCGACCGCATCTACGGCCAGGAGACCAACGCCGCACGGAACTCCGGTGCGGAGAGCGAGGAGGCCGCAGTATGA